Proteins from a genomic interval of Nitrospirota bacterium:
- a CDS encoding POTRA domain-containing protein, with product MAEAELTPTEDKQAVRFPIETIIVEGNTLLDQTKIEAALQPFKGKEQQISDVERARAELEKIYHAAGYPTVVVNLPEQTIEGGVVRLQVLEGRLLEIAVTGNDHYSWGNIRGKLPSLTPGALLYEPTFVKELSAVNGNPDLNVTPVLKPGSEPGTVNLELKVRDRLPVHGKLEADNKGSVSTPRDRLVAEIQHTNVFGGDEILTVNTVQTPTDWGAVQNYGMSFVYPVSWPSHLLAVYASKSKSSSVLAGAAISVGGAADVAIAGNATVAGVRYMFPIFSGGTYTHQLSLGVDYKRLEKTTASFTDGGTAVVLSPVQYTPASLGYAGFYPDRLGLTKASVTAKGYVAGLIPGGDRNDFGGDPNDPFEKPGNRRGSTGTFAVLQGGLDRLQPLPMDFALTLHADGQWASQPLIPAEQYFAGGMDTVRGYFTNEAIADHAVRGRAELTTPEVLTIPVDRIWQRRRSSDYTLRVRFAAFYDAAQLWVAQAPPGQTAQFRLEGVGGGIRVKFPKDMGFLTLDQGFALRETLRTKRGDTFVHFSVGLSF from the coding sequence GTGGCGGAAGCTGAGTTGACTCCCACCGAGGATAAGCAGGCCGTCCGTTTCCCCATCGAGACCATTATCGTCGAAGGCAATACCCTTCTCGATCAGACCAAGATCGAGGCAGCGCTCCAGCCGTTCAAGGGGAAAGAGCAACAGATCTCCGATGTCGAGCGAGCCAGGGCGGAGTTGGAAAAGATCTATCATGCCGCAGGCTATCCCACCGTTGTCGTCAACCTGCCCGAACAAACGATCGAAGGCGGAGTCGTACGGCTGCAGGTCCTCGAAGGGCGTCTGCTGGAGATCGCGGTGACGGGGAACGACCATTACAGTTGGGGGAACATTCGAGGGAAATTGCCGTCGCTCACGCCGGGCGCATTACTCTACGAACCGACCTTTGTCAAAGAGTTGAGCGCCGTCAACGGCAATCCAGATTTGAACGTGACGCCGGTCCTGAAACCGGGATCGGAACCGGGAACGGTCAACCTTGAACTCAAAGTGAGGGACCGCCTTCCCGTCCATGGGAAACTCGAAGCGGACAACAAGGGATCGGTGTCCACGCCGCGCGATCGTCTGGTTGCGGAAATCCAGCATACCAACGTGTTCGGAGGGGACGAAATCCTGACGGTCAATACGGTGCAGACACCGACGGATTGGGGAGCGGTGCAGAACTACGGGATGAGTTTCGTCTATCCGGTAAGCTGGCCGAGCCATCTGCTGGCGGTCTACGCATCAAAATCCAAAAGCAGTTCGGTCCTGGCCGGAGCCGCCATTTCCGTGGGTGGCGCGGCCGACGTTGCGATTGCCGGTAACGCGACGGTGGCGGGTGTACGGTACATGTTCCCGATTTTCTCCGGAGGGACATACACCCATCAACTGTCGTTGGGGGTCGATTACAAACGACTGGAAAAAACGACCGCGTCCTTTACCGACGGCGGAACAGCCGTCGTATTGAGCCCGGTGCAATACACGCCGGCCTCATTGGGATATGCGGGCTTTTATCCCGATCGACTCGGCTTGACGAAAGCGTCCGTAACCGCCAAGGGCTATGTCGCAGGTCTCATTCCCGGCGGGGACAGGAATGATTTTGGGGGAGATCCGAATGATCCTTTCGAGAAGCCGGGTAATCGCAGGGGATCCACGGGAACCTTCGCTGTGCTCCAGGGCGGCCTCGATCGGCTGCAACCGTTGCCCATGGACTTTGCGCTCACGTTGCATGCCGACGGCCAGTGGGCCAGTCAGCCCCTGATCCCGGCTGAACAGTATTTCGCCGGAGGAATGGATACGGTGCGCGGGTATTTCACCAATGAAGCCATCGCCGACCATGCGGTGCGGGGCCGCGCCGAACTCACGACCCCGGAGGTCCTGACCATTCCGGTCGACCGGATCTGGCAGCGCCGCCGCAGTTCCGATTATACGCTGAGGGTGCGGTTCGCCGCGTTCTACGATGCCGCGCAACTTTGGGTCGCACAAGCCCCTCCCGGACAGACGGCGCAATTCAGGCTCGAAGGCGTGGGCGGAGGCATTCGCGTCAAATTTCCCAAAGACATGGGCTTTCTCACCCTAGATCAAGGGTTTGCCCTGCGCGAAACGTTGCGTACCAAGCGGGGCGACACCTTTGTACATTTCTCGGTCGGTCTCTCGTTTTAA